One Solanum lycopersicum chromosome 2, SLM_r2.1 genomic region harbors:
- the LOC101251353 gene encoding AUGMIN subunit 6-like isoform X2 — translation MTMDREKEREMELESAMYTNCLLLGLDPAIIGIVANNGTPRVGFFRHSNPKLGEQLLYFLLSSLRGPAQSSKDFDKVWPIFDSAQSRDFRKVVQGIISELESQGALPRSNSRVSSLATCCGPRFVELLWQLSLHALREVHRRTFAADVASNPLPASLTDVAFSHAATLLPVTKARIALERRRFLKNAEIAVNRQATWSNLAHEMTAEFRGLCAEEAYLQQELEKLHDVRNKVKLEGDLWDELVSSSSQNSHMVQRATRLWDSLLSRQNQHEILASGPIEDLIAHREHRYRISGSALLAAMDQSSAAPPRGLVSSHPDNERSERSPAVVNREMHVNNPDSSHTQGNDERFSRVDERTARGHPTIDIAEVLRRWTHALQRIHKQSLQLAKVNDGEGPELLRSSHDGGTSDHAEYLSATLAEHRQHLASIQVLINQLKEVGPAIQNSIAQLTEEVNSVSSSLLPMAEHHARSHSLVQAQNSRQTLENSTDEVAEMTSKMSSMHIEKASASSPALKLPPLFSLTPNSSGKGGNMQKRQVSAQASQIDNMHEKKSPDLPISNNSMDNPPQDDDTSFVQNLKRSVREAALSSQLCYPESSQDSRSDDSSEHYFIPVPGVGFSHFGNKSNLLRSKKLLAPEPDLSFLGNQAPRSHVCIKSEGLPDFFNDLRSLDDYDGIDGFLSTMGSNSSVSDACRSFYDLDEAEDQVFSPPLLMDMSLLADSYEDLLAPLSETETALMKH, via the exons ATGACGATGGACAGAGAGAAGGAGAGGGAGATGGAGTTAGAAAGTGCAATGTACACTAACTGTTTGTTATTAGGCCTGGATCCAGCGATCATAGGTATCGTAGCTAACAATGGCACTCCTCGTGTTGGATTTTTTCGTCATTCAAACCCTAAATTGGGAGAACAGCTTCTTTACTTCCTACTTTCTTCTCTTAGAGGCCCTGCTCAATCCTCCAAG GATTTCGATAAGGTCTGGCCAATATTTGATTCGGCGCAATCTCGTGATTTTCGGAAG GTTGTGCAAGGAATTATAAGCGAGCTGGAATCACAAGGTGCACTTCCTAGAAGCAATTCGAGGGTCTCATCTCTTGCGACATGCTGTGGACCAAG ATTCGTCGAACTTCTGTGGCAACTCTCACTGCATGCTTTGAGGGAAGTTCATAGGCGAACATTTGCTGCTGATGTTGCTTCTAACCCGTTACCTGCTTCATTGACGGATGTAGCTTTCTCACATGCAGCCACCTTACTTCCTGTAACAAAG GCTAGGATTGCTCTTGAAAGAAGAAGGTTTCTGAAAAATGCTGAAATAGCAGTTAACAGACAGGCTACGTGGTCTAATTTGGCTCATGAGATGACAGCTGAGTTTCGAGGCCTTTGTGCTGAAGag GCTTATTTGCAGCAAGAACTTGAAAAACTGCATGATGTTAGAAATAAAGTAAAGTTGGAAGGTGACCTCTGGGATGAGCTTGTATCAAGCTCAAGTCAAAACTCGCATATGGTCCAAAGAGCTACTCGCTTGTGGGACTCTTTGCTATCCCGCCAGA ATCAGCATGAGATTCTTGCTTCTGGCCCAATAGAGGATCTTATAGCTCATCGTGAGCATAG ATATCGCATATCTGGGTCGGCTTTGCTTGCAGCCATGGATCAAAGTTCTGCGGCGCCACCTCGTGGTTTAGTTTCATCGCATCCAGATAATGAACGGTCTGAAAGATCACCAGCAGTTGTAAATAGAGAAATGCATGTGAACAATCCAGATTCTTCTCATACTCAAGGAAATGATGAGAGATTTTCTCGAGTTGATGAAAGGACTGCTAGAGGCCATCCTACTATTGATATAGCTGAAGTGTTGAGGCGTTGGACACATGCATTACAACGAATTCATAAGCAGTCACTTCAACTA GCAAAAGTAAATGATGGAGAGGGTCCAGAGCTTCTGAGAAGCTCACATGATGGTGGTACGAGTGATCATGCTGAATACTTGAGTGCAACACTTGCTGAACATCGGCAACACCTAGCAAGTATACAG GTGCTCATAAATCAACTCAAGGAAGTTGGTCCAGCTATACAGAATTCAATTGCACAGCTTACAGAAGAAGTCAATAGTGTTTCATCCAGTCTTCTCCCCATGGCCGAACATCATGCTAGATCACATTCACTGGTCCAAGCACAGAATAGCAGACAAACATTG GAGAACAGCACTGATGAGGTAGCTGAGATGACCTCAAAAATGTCGTCCATGCATATTGAGAAGGCATCGGCCAGTTCCCCTGCCTTAAAACTTCCACCTTTGTTTAGTTTAACGCCAAATTCTTCCGGAAAAGGTGGGAACATGCAGAAGAGACAGGTCTCAGCTCAGGCCAGCCAAATAGATAATATGCATGAGAAAAAATCTCCAGATCTGCCAATTTCGAATAATTCAATGGATAATCCTCCGCAAG ATGATGACACTAGCTTTGTCCAAAATTTGAAGAGATCTGTCAGAGAAGCTGCACTTTCCTCCCAATTGTGCTATCCGGAATCATCTCAAGATAGCCGTTCTGATGATAGCTCTGAGCACTATTTTATACCTGTACCAGGGGTTGGGTTTTCTCATTTTGGTAACAAATCAAACTTATTGAGAAGTAAAAAGCTGCTTGCGCCCGAACCAGATTTATCTTTTCTTGGTAACCAGGCTCCACGCAGTCATGTGTGCATCAAGTCAGAGGGACTGCCTGACTTTTTCAATGATCTGCGATCTCTTGATGACTATGATGGCATAGATGGTTTTCTTTCGACCATGGGTTCAAACTCTTCAGTTTCTGATGCTTGCAGGTCATTTTATGATTTGGATGAAGCTGAAGATCAAGTATTTTCTCCTCCTTTGCTTATGGATATGTCACTGCTGGCAGACTCGTACGAAGATTTACTTG CACCTTTATCAGAAACTGAAACTGCATTAATGAAGCACTGA
- the LOC101251353 gene encoding AUGMIN subunit 6-like isoform X1: protein MTMDREKEREMELESAMYTNCLLLGLDPAIIGIVANNGTPRVGFFRHSNPKLGEQLLYFLLSSLRGPAQSSKDFDKVWPIFDSAQSRDFRKVVQGIISELESQGALPRSNSRVSSLATCCGPRFVELLWQLSLHALREVHRRTFAADVASNPLPASLTDVAFSHAATLLPVTKARIALERRRFLKNAEIAVNRQATWSNLAHEMTAEFRGLCAEEAYLQQELEKLHDVRNKVKLEGDLWDELVSSSSQNSHMVQRATRLWDSLLSRQNQHEILASGPIEDLIAHREHRYRISGSALLAAMDQSSAAPPRGLVSSHPDNERSERSPAVVNREMHVNNPDSSHTQGNDERFSRVDERTARGHPTIDIAEVLRRWTHALQRIHKQSLQLAKVNDGEGPELLRSSHDGGTSDHAEYLSATLAEHRQHLASIQVLINQLKEVGPAIQNSIAQLTEEVNSVSSSLLPMAEHHARSHSLVQAQNSRQTLENSTDEVAEMTSKMSSMHIEKASASSPALKLPPLFSLTPNSSGKGGNMQKRQVSAQASQIDNMHEKKSPDLPISNNSMDNPPQADDDTSFVQNLKRSVREAALSSQLCYPESSQDSRSDDSSEHYFIPVPGVGFSHFGNKSNLLRSKKLLAPEPDLSFLGNQAPRSHVCIKSEGLPDFFNDLRSLDDYDGIDGFLSTMGSNSSVSDACRSFYDLDEAEDQVFSPPLLMDMSLLADSYEDLLAPLSETETALMKH, encoded by the exons ATGACGATGGACAGAGAGAAGGAGAGGGAGATGGAGTTAGAAAGTGCAATGTACACTAACTGTTTGTTATTAGGCCTGGATCCAGCGATCATAGGTATCGTAGCTAACAATGGCACTCCTCGTGTTGGATTTTTTCGTCATTCAAACCCTAAATTGGGAGAACAGCTTCTTTACTTCCTACTTTCTTCTCTTAGAGGCCCTGCTCAATCCTCCAAG GATTTCGATAAGGTCTGGCCAATATTTGATTCGGCGCAATCTCGTGATTTTCGGAAG GTTGTGCAAGGAATTATAAGCGAGCTGGAATCACAAGGTGCACTTCCTAGAAGCAATTCGAGGGTCTCATCTCTTGCGACATGCTGTGGACCAAG ATTCGTCGAACTTCTGTGGCAACTCTCACTGCATGCTTTGAGGGAAGTTCATAGGCGAACATTTGCTGCTGATGTTGCTTCTAACCCGTTACCTGCTTCATTGACGGATGTAGCTTTCTCACATGCAGCCACCTTACTTCCTGTAACAAAG GCTAGGATTGCTCTTGAAAGAAGAAGGTTTCTGAAAAATGCTGAAATAGCAGTTAACAGACAGGCTACGTGGTCTAATTTGGCTCATGAGATGACAGCTGAGTTTCGAGGCCTTTGTGCTGAAGag GCTTATTTGCAGCAAGAACTTGAAAAACTGCATGATGTTAGAAATAAAGTAAAGTTGGAAGGTGACCTCTGGGATGAGCTTGTATCAAGCTCAAGTCAAAACTCGCATATGGTCCAAAGAGCTACTCGCTTGTGGGACTCTTTGCTATCCCGCCAGA ATCAGCATGAGATTCTTGCTTCTGGCCCAATAGAGGATCTTATAGCTCATCGTGAGCATAG ATATCGCATATCTGGGTCGGCTTTGCTTGCAGCCATGGATCAAAGTTCTGCGGCGCCACCTCGTGGTTTAGTTTCATCGCATCCAGATAATGAACGGTCTGAAAGATCACCAGCAGTTGTAAATAGAGAAATGCATGTGAACAATCCAGATTCTTCTCATACTCAAGGAAATGATGAGAGATTTTCTCGAGTTGATGAAAGGACTGCTAGAGGCCATCCTACTATTGATATAGCTGAAGTGTTGAGGCGTTGGACACATGCATTACAACGAATTCATAAGCAGTCACTTCAACTA GCAAAAGTAAATGATGGAGAGGGTCCAGAGCTTCTGAGAAGCTCACATGATGGTGGTACGAGTGATCATGCTGAATACTTGAGTGCAACACTTGCTGAACATCGGCAACACCTAGCAAGTATACAG GTGCTCATAAATCAACTCAAGGAAGTTGGTCCAGCTATACAGAATTCAATTGCACAGCTTACAGAAGAAGTCAATAGTGTTTCATCCAGTCTTCTCCCCATGGCCGAACATCATGCTAGATCACATTCACTGGTCCAAGCACAGAATAGCAGACAAACATTG GAGAACAGCACTGATGAGGTAGCTGAGATGACCTCAAAAATGTCGTCCATGCATATTGAGAAGGCATCGGCCAGTTCCCCTGCCTTAAAACTTCCACCTTTGTTTAGTTTAACGCCAAATTCTTCCGGAAAAGGTGGGAACATGCAGAAGAGACAGGTCTCAGCTCAGGCCAGCCAAATAGATAATATGCATGAGAAAAAATCTCCAGATCTGCCAATTTCGAATAATTCAATGGATAATCCTCCGCAAG CAGATGATGACACTAGCTTTGTCCAAAATTTGAAGAGATCTGTCAGAGAAGCTGCACTTTCCTCCCAATTGTGCTATCCGGAATCATCTCAAGATAGCCGTTCTGATGATAGCTCTGAGCACTATTTTATACCTGTACCAGGGGTTGGGTTTTCTCATTTTGGTAACAAATCAAACTTATTGAGAAGTAAAAAGCTGCTTGCGCCCGAACCAGATTTATCTTTTCTTGGTAACCAGGCTCCACGCAGTCATGTGTGCATCAAGTCAGAGGGACTGCCTGACTTTTTCAATGATCTGCGATCTCTTGATGACTATGATGGCATAGATGGTTTTCTTTCGACCATGGGTTCAAACTCTTCAGTTTCTGATGCTTGCAGGTCATTTTATGATTTGGATGAAGCTGAAGATCAAGTATTTTCTCCTCCTTTGCTTATGGATATGTCACTGCTGGCAGACTCGTACGAAGATTTACTTG CACCTTTATCAGAAACTGAAACTGCATTAATGAAGCACTGA